The proteins below come from a single Caloenas nicobarica isolate bCalNic1 chromosome 23, bCalNic1.hap1, whole genome shotgun sequence genomic window:
- the OSCP1 gene encoding protein OSCP1, translated as MSARTLPLLFLNLGGEMLYILDQRLRAQSIPGEKARKVMNDIITTMFNKKFMEELFKPQELYSKKALRTVYDRLAHASIMRLNQASMDKLYDLMTMAFKYQVLLCPRPKDILLVTFNHLDTIKDFIHDSPGILNQVDETFRQLIETYGGLSAGELQLIRQTLLIFFQDMHIRVSIFLKDKVQNSNGRFVLPVSGPVPWGTEVPGLIRMFNRNGDEVKRTEFTTGGNYVTPQREGSFDLYGDRVLKLGTNMYSVSRPVETHMAGSSKNPASHAKESTVPNPLAKEELNFLARLLGGLDIKKPGGSETGFRLNLFTTDEEEEHAALTRPEELSYKVINIEAMQEPGRRAELSRILGELEVAEPRPESAGKGEDLLALMDTL; from the exons TTATGAATGACATCATCACAACCATGTTCAATAAAAAATTTATGGAAGAGCTGTTTAAACCGCAGGAACTCTATTCCAAGAAAGCGCTGCGAACGGTGTACGACCGGCTGGCTCACGCTTCCATCATGAGGCTGAACCAGGCAAGCATGGACAAG CTGTATGATCTTATGACTATGGCTTTCAAATACCAAGTGCTGCTGTGCCCGCGGCCCAAAGACATTCTGCTGGTCACATTCAACCACCTGGACACGATCAAGGATTTCATACACGATTCTCCTGGCATTCTGAACCAGGTGGATGAAACTTTCCGACAGCTGATTGAA ACGTACGGTGGTCTCTCTGCTGGCGAACTTCAGCTCATCAGGCAAAcactcctcattttttttcaggacatgCACATAAGG GTCTCTATCTTTCTGAAGGACAAAGTGCAAAATTCTAACGGTCGCTTTGTGCTGCCAGTATCGGGCCCTGTTCCTTGGGGTACAGAAGTTCCAGGACTCATCAG GATGTTTAATCGCAATGGAGATGAAGTTAAAAGAACCGAGTTCACAACTGGTGGAAATTATGTTACTCCACAAAGGGAAGGATCTTTTGATCTTTATGGAGACAGAGTCCTCAAACTTGGAACAAATAT GTACAGTGTTAGTCGGCCAGTAGAGACACACATGGCGGGATCATCCAAAAACCCGGCATCCCATGCGAAG gagAGCACAGTCCCCAACCCTCTGGCTAAAGAAGAACTGAACTTTTTGGCCAggctgctgggagggctggACATCAAGAAACCTGGTGGCAGCGAGACAGGATTCCGCCTGAATTTGTTCACAACTGACGAGGAGGAAGA ACATGCTGCATTGACTAGACCAGAGGAGTTATCGTACAAGGTTATCAACATCGAAGCCATGCAG GAGCCGGGCCGGCGGGCCGAGCTCTCCCGTAtcctgggggagctggaggtgGCGGAGCCGCGCCCGGAAAGCGCCGGGAAGGGCGAGGACCTGCTGGCGCTCATGGACACGCTCTGA
- the LSM10 gene encoding U7 snRNA-associated Sm-like protein LSm10: MEVSHSVKERTIAENSLVILLQGLHGLVTTVDLRDESTATGRVTNVDAFMNVRLAEVTYTDRQGAVSHLDELFVTGRNVRYVHIPDEVNIRATIERQLQIIHRVRYFGGRDKGRKEFPRTKHK; the protein is encoded by the coding sequence ATGGAGGTCAGCCACTCCGTCAAGGAGCGCACCATTGCCGAGAACAGCCTGGTCATCCTGCTGCAGGGCCTGCATGGCCTCGTCACCACCGTGGACCTCCGCGACGAGAGCACGGCCACAGGGCGCGTCACCAACGTGGACGCCTTCATGAACGTGCGGCTAGCTGAGGTGACGTACACAGACAGGCAGGGCGCGGTGTCCCACCTGGACGAGCTCTTTGTGACTGGCAGGAACGTCCGCTACGTCCACATCCCTGACGAGGTGAACATCAGGGCCACCATTGAGCGGCAGCTGCAGATCATCCACAGGGTCCGCTACTTTGGGGGCCGTGACAAGGGCAGGAAGGAGTTTCCTCGCACCAAGCACAAGTGA